The window AGCAGGCCTCGTACACCACGAGCTGGCACCTCAAGCTCGCCAAGCTCGTCGGCGACTACCACCCCGATCTCGTGATCATCAACCTCGGCGCGAACGAGGTCTCGTTGACCGATCCGGAGGCCCGCGCCGACGCGGTCGAGCGGCTGGTCAAGATCGTCGCCGACCGCCCGTGCGTGTGGGTCTCGCCGCCGCTCTGGCGCAAGGACACGGGCATCATCGAGGTCTTCCGCAAGCACACCTCGCCGTGCCGCTTCTTCGACTCGGACGCGGTCGCCGGCCCGATCTCGCGCCAGCCCGACGGTATCCACCCCGACGCGGCCGGCGGCGCGGCCTGGGCCGAAGCGTTCTTCAAGTGGCTGCTCGCCGAGCGCGCGCCCGCGCCCAAGGAAGGCGAGGCCCTGCCCAAAGGCTCGGGCCGCCACGCCGTGAACCCCTGGCGCCTGCGCCCCACCCGAGCCTCGACCCCGCCGCAGAAGACCGCGCAGACGCAGCCCTAGCCGTCAGCGCCCCATCGCCTCGACGATCGCGTCGTGCACCGCGGCCATGAGCTCCTTGCGGCGCTCCTTGCCGTACGCCTTCGGATCGATCGGCGGCAAGATCGTCACGACCACCCGCTTGCCCTTGCGCACGATCGTCCCGCGCGCCGGAAGCACGTCGCGCGTGCCGTCGATCGCCACCGGCAGGATGCGGTGGCCCGTCTCGAGCGCCATGTAAAACCCTCCGCTCTTGAACGGACCCACGAGCCCCGTCACGCTGCGCGTCCCCTCGGGCGCGATCCACAGGAGCGAGCCCTCCGAGAGTTTACTCGTCGAGGCCCGGAGCGCGTCCACCGCCTGCGCGCGGTTGCCT of the Polyangium spumosum genome contains:
- a CDS encoding SGNH/GDSL hydrolase family protein; its protein translation is MEPEAAPPIEGRTVVLHIGDSFLMAGFSQALRPRMKAVGAYYEVRSEQASYTTSWHLKLAKLVGDYHPDLVIINLGANEVSLTDPEARADAVERLVKIVADRPCVWVSPPLWRKDTGIIEVFRKHTSPCRFFDSDAVAGPISRQPDGIHPDAAGGAAWAEAFFKWLLAERAPAPKEGEALPKGSGRHAVNPWRLRPTRASTPPQKTAQTQP